Proteins from one Nevskiales bacterium genomic window:
- a CDS encoding site-specific recombinase resolvase — MTAGLGETFVPLTLRRRGVRRLVQPKAEARETHDSTLIEGMARAFHWQRLLDSGAMPSGSAIARAEGLHHSVVNELLRLTLLAPDIVEMLMAGRQPRRMSLIWFQRNPLPVDWAAQREIVRRFEEAA; from the coding sequence GTGACAGCGGGACTCGGCGAGACCTTCGTGCCACTGACCCTGCGCCGCCGCGGGGTGCGCCGCTTGGTTCAGCCCAAGGCCGAGGCGCGCGAAACGCACGACAGCACCCTCATCGAAGGGATGGCGAGAGCCTTCCATTGGCAGCGATTGCTGGACAGCGGCGCCATGCCCAGCGGCTCGGCCATCGCGCGTGCCGAAGGCTTGCACCATTCGGTGGTCAACGAACTGCTGCGCCTGACGCTGCTCGCGCCCGACATCGTGGAGATGCTGATGGCCGGGCGGCAGCCGCGCCGGATGAGCCTGATCTGGTTCCAGCGCAACCCGCTGCCGGTGGACTGGGCGGCGCAGCGCGAGATCGTGCGGCGCTTCGAGGAGGCCGCGTGA